The following proteins come from a genomic window of Chiloscyllium punctatum isolate Juve2018m unplaced genomic scaffold, sChiPun1.3 scaffold_1533, whole genome shotgun sequence:
- the LOC140475307 gene encoding calpain-1 catalytic subunit-like, with product MSSSEMRVAVEEAGFHLNNQLTQIIVARYSEVDNLTLDFDNFVSCLVRLEAVFKMFNSLPKDGDGLVELGMLQWLTLVMG from the exons ATGAGCTCCAGTGAGATGCGAGTTGCTGTTGAGGAAGCTG GTTTCCACTTGAATAACCAGCTGACCCAGATCATTGTGGCCCGCTATTCCGAGGTGGATAATCTCACCCTTGATTTCGATAACTTTGTTTCCTGTCTCGTTCGCCTGGAAGCTGTTTTCA AAATGTttaattctctgcccaaggatgGGGATGGTCTTGTCGAGCTCGGAATGCTGCAG tggcTCACGTTGGTCATGGGCTGA